The segment TCCCCTCGTCACTAGAAAACCTACTTGTTATTTAAAGGAACAAAATCCTTCAGCAGTTTACATAATGCTGACACTGGCTGGAGTTCTTGCATGCATGattgattttctttctttctttttttgtttgttgtgaatGTTTAATTATTGCAATGTTTGACAGCAATTCAAATAGTCAGGGCATTTCATGACCACTGCCCACTATGTGAAAAGATTTGTCCGTACTAGCCACACATACCCATGACACTTGCTTCTTATTTATTCAGTTATCTGATGAAACCTCTGCATTGATTTGTGTAGATGAACCAATGGACATCTCCAACACTGAAGATAACCAATCACAAAGAGGACAGGATCGGCCCAAAGGCAGCAGTCCAGTTCCCAAGCCACGCCCCACATCCACTCCAGTATCCCAGAATTCTCCTGGTTTTGTGCTGGACAAGAGTTTACCTCTGCCCAGCCAACCTGAGTTTTCTCATGTAAGACCTTAAGCTGAAACAGGCACAGAATCATTGTGTAGAAACATAAAGCtatgtttgtgatgtttttCCTCAATCTTCCCAGTGCAAATAGCAAAGAATATTACATTTGGGGCTTATAAATACACTGCATCCCCATTGGAACGGCCTATTGTTTCGCGTACATATGTTATCAAAGcataagaaaaacagaaagcccTGAACTCTAACCCCATACCTTTCTATTCTGTCTTTCCTGCTGTCACAGGACACATTCATGGCCACTCCTAGTCTGGAACAGCAGAGGACCAGTGGTCTCTCCTCATCTCAGACACAGAGCCCCCCTACAGCTGTGAAGACCTCCTCCTCTAAGCTATGCCCTAGACCTTCTCTCCACAACCtacccgctgctgctgctgctgctcctgctccacaaAAACATGGGTCTACCGCAGCCCAACCCAAACCGGCGCCCCCGACCGCCTCCTCCCAGGCCCCAGAGGTAGGAGCCTCCTTCCAGCTTGAGCTCTCCTCGACCAGTCAGCCCAGCATCTTCTTCCAGAAGACCCAGAGCTTCCTTAGCgacgaggatgaggacgaggacACGCAGATAGAGGAGCAGGAGCCGGAGCAGGAGGCTGCGGGGGTAGATGCCAGTGATGCTGGTCCGAACCGCTCCGCGGCTGCCAGTCACTCAAACACCTCCGGTGGTCGACCAGGGCCACGCAGTTTTGGACCTGGTTCTGGGTGTGCAGAGAGGGAGATCCATAGGTCTCAGCCGGATCCGGCCCGGCCCGCCTCtcaaaatgtgaatgtaaatcgATCCTTGAGTCAGGGCTCGGCTCAAGCAATCAGTGCCAAACCCTTGGGTGGTGGTCTCTCCCTGCTGGGGCGGGTGGAGAGCTCTGCTCCGAGGCCTTGTCCTACTCCCGGTGTCCCCGGTGGGGTGCCTTCTAGCTTGCCTTCCCAGTCGCTCTCGCAGTCCATGCTGTCAAGTCACTCTGCCCAAAGGCCTGTCCCTGCCTGCCGGAAGTCACAGCCCAGCAGCCAGGCGGGCTACCAGACACCAAGCCAACGCAGCCAGCCTCTGTCCCAGAAATCCCAGCCTCAGCCCAGCAGCCAGGCGGCCTCCCAGACACCAAGCCAACGCAGCCAGCCTCTGTCCCAGAAGTCACAGCCCAGCAGCGAGGCGGCCGCCCAGTCACCAAGCCAACGCAGCCAGCCTCTGTCCCAGAAGTCCCAGCCCAGCAGCGAGGCGGCCGCCCAGACACCAAGCCAACGCAGCCAGCCTCTGTCCCAGAAGTCACAGCCCAGCAGCCAGGCGGCCTCCCAGTCACCAAGCCAACGCAGCCAGCCTCTGTCCCAGAAGTCCCAGCCCCAGCCCAGCAGCCAGGTGGCCGCCCAGTCACCAAGCCAACGCAGCCAGCCGCTGTCCCAGAAATCACAGCCCAGCAGCGAGGCAGTCTCCCAGACACCAAGCCAACGCAGCCAGCCTCTGTCCCAGAAGTCCCAGCCCCAGCCCAGCAGGCAGGTGGCCGCCCAGTCACCAAGCCAACGCAGCCAGCCTCTGTCCCAGTCACCAAGCCAACGCAGCCAGTTTCTGTCCCAGTCACCAAGCCAACGCAGCCAGCCTCTGTCCCAGCGGTCCCAGGGGGCAGCACATAGccaagagagggggaaagacctGGGTGAGATGGACGTAGAGACGGGcgaaggaaaggaggaggggaacgACAGCGCTGAAGGAGCTGGAGCCTCAGGCCTGTGCCTGGCTCTCTCTCAGACCTTGGACCTGGAGCCGATGGAGGAGGCAGAGACCCTACAGCTGGCACCCGGGCCTCCGCACACCAAAGGAGGCCAGACGAGCCCCGGGGGTCCCTCAAGCTCCCAGAGGAGCCAGAGGATGagccagcagagggagagggagagggagaggggtgtgtcAGCGTCAAAGCCCACTGTGGGCATCCGCAGcccagagaagaggaaggagatagagaagagCATCTCCCCAGggaagggctctctctctcagcccgaGAGGGGCTGTAGAGTGGAGCCAGGGCCCCACCGGTCCCAGTCCCAGGGCCTAAGTGACAGCTCAGGGGGTAAGAGAGGAGGATtgtctgtcctctgtgtcaAACATGTAGATGTAGTTTTGGACTAGTACTGGACTGATCATTGTAGTCCCTTTCTGTAAGTGCTTCTGTGAGTCAGTTTCACTTTACCGTTTGTATTTCCTTAAATGTTGTATTCTAAAAACCAGGAACCTGATCTGATTTTCTCCCCACGGTTGCAAAAAGTCAAGTTATAGGCTAATCTTTTTGATCTGCATATAGAAAGCAAGATATACACAGAATGTAATTTGGGTTATATCAGCTTATGTGAGCGTCAGTAGACTTCTCAGTCCATCTCAGTATTTCTCTTCTGGGGTTCTTCTCCCTGTTGAACCCTGATGTCTCAACGGTGAGAGCAGAAGTGAGGGCAGGgctactgttttttttacatttaaaaaaagatatatatatgattAATACATAACTCCTCTAATCAGTACAGACATTGGGTTGTTAAGTATGCGAAACTAACTGAGATTTGAGTATTGCTCACTGATGAAGCAGAAAGTAGAGGACTATATGAGATTTTCATTTGTCGATATGCAATCAAtcaacatatttttttcttagATATTCCCTTCCACTTCACCCTGCCTAAAGAGGGGGAGCTCATCCGGCCCGTTGTCACGGCGACTCCCCCACTCATCTCCCAGCTGAAGAAGACGCCGAGGCACAGCACTCCCATTGGTGggcgtctctctgtctcgcgctctctctttttttttacgtaTTCGTTCTTTTAttccctttcattttctctctctctgtgtcagccTCTAAAGGTCTGTTGCATAACAAATCAAGTCCGTGTTCATCCAGCAGCAAGCCACATTACTGACAGCCTGCTCGCCCTTGTcctggcatatgtgtgtgattttaagCAGCCGTTAATGAAGAGTTCTTATTAGTCCGTTGTCAATCAGAGTTGCTGCGTCATAccaagtgttttatttatttatttattttcttaccGTCGCAGAGATGACATCATTCTCAGAGGCATCAGAAGGGGACGTCACCAGGGAGACCATCATGGCTGACAGCGAGATAATGGCAGAGGAGAGCGTGGAGGAGCCGGCCACCGCCGAGGCCTCTGGGAAACTGAGTCTGCGTATGAAGCTGGTGACCCCAGTGGAGGAGGGGAGCTCTGGGTCAGAGCGCTTCAGTCTGCAGAGTAAGAGATGGGTGGAGGGTTTGTTTCTTCCAGAGCCAGGAAACCATATAGCTAACTAAGTGTGattggtgattttttttttacaaatctgTTAGTATTTGCATGGAAAGACACTTGGATAAAAACCCTTAACTGGCCTTAAACAGACTAGCTAGTCAGAGTACaaagagcactgtgtgtgtctgtttgcatctctgtgtgtttgtgtatctgagtgtgtgtttgcattagaGTGATAACCCttttcattgattttttttttttttttatgtcttccAGAACCACCATTATCAGACGATGATGGCTCTGTTGTCAAGGCTACCACTGTTGCCAAGGCAGTATCTAGGTAACCTGCAGCAGTTGCTATGCGCAACATCTCATTTGTGTGGGTTATGATTTTAGAgcttgctccctccctccctccctcccatatCTGATCTGCTGAATCACTGTCACTGCTATAGGCTGCCACTGCCTCTTGGCACCCGGCTCTTTGCTTCTGTCCCCCATCTTGCCAGCAGAGAGATTAACTGTCCCAGACTGAAAACAATTGCATGCAATTACACGCAGATAAGACCTTCTGATGCCGCCTTAATTGCTTTTAAACTGTCTAAGTtgatgaagggagaggggggtggtcGGGAAAAGAGCGAAACGAACGGGGGGGGAGAAACTGCCAAAGTGGAACCTACTCTGTTGTTCTTTCACACGTTCTGAGGCGCCCATTATCGCCAGGGTGCTGTGATGCATGTGGACAGATGACAGGAAGTGCCTGTTAGCGCTGctgcgtgtgcctgtgtctctgcAGGAGTAGAGGGGCACAGGCGGAGGTCGGAGCATAGAGTGTACAGCGCAGTGTTAttggttttttttgttgttgttttttgtgaaCCTCTTTGAAGTTTCATACCAAACTGTCCTTCAGCGTTATCTAACTAAGGTCTGCTTCATAGTTGCACAGCGATCAGTAACATTGGCACGTGTTTCACAGCGATCAGTAACCTTGGCCACTGTTTCACAGCAACCAGTAACCTTGGCCACTGTTTCACTACCAGTTGAAATGTGAAATAACTGATGATTTGTTGTCGACTGCTTTATCAGCTGTTGCACAAAATGACTGGATGCTGCCCATAACCAGTGTAGCCCACACTGCTAGTCTGCTTCTTATCCAGTTATATTTGCTTTTGGATTATTCTTATGCTTTTATCAGGTCTAAgcagatatctctctctctctctctctctctctctctctctctctctctctcagtccatctGTGTTCAGTCGTGTCCGTGAGGCCCACCGCCAGGAGGAGGCTGCGGAGGAGGCCCAGCCTagttctccctctgctcctcttagGTACAGAACCTCTTCAGGGCACCTCCCTACCACAGCACCTCCCCATCACAGCACCTCCCCCTACCACAGCACCTCCCCATCACAGCACCTCCCCCTACCACAGCACCTCCCCATCACAGCACCTCCCCATCACAGCATCTCCCCATCACAGCACCTCCCCCTACCACAGCACCTCCCCATCACAGCACCTCCCCCTACCACAGCCCCTCCCCATCACAGCACCTCCCCTACCACAACACCTCCCCATCACAGCACCTCCCCCTACCACAGCACCTCCTCATCACAGCATCTCCCCCCACCATAGAACCTCCTCACAGAAGTGACTGCagcactgtaacacacacacacacacacacacacagtacagaacCCCACAGTCTCCTCCACATGCCGTATAGTGCGGCTAGTTATAGCCTAGTGGTGTGTACAGATTTCAGTTTCCCTTCATAAGCCATCATAGTCTCTTCACAGCCAGGCTCTGATGGATGGCCATGTGAGGTGTGTTAAAATAGAGCTCCCACGCTGGTATGTATTTTTGGACAGGGTTAAGTGGGGTCAAGAGCACAGTATCAGTgagacccgtgtgtgtgtgtgtgtgtgtgtgtgtgtgtgtgtgtgtgtgtgtgtgtgtgtgtgtgtgtgtgtgtgtgtgtgtgtgtgtgtgtgtgtgtgtgtgtgtgtgtgtgtgtgtgtgtgtgtgagagagagagagagataggacaCCTCTCTGGtcatctgcctgtctctctttctgctctgtctgttttcattGTCCCATGCTGTCCTTTCTACGTTACTTTtgttgttctttctttccatctgtctgACCCACTTCTCCTCACCGGGGTTCTATTTTAGGCTTCCCTGCcctctggcagagagagagagagagagagagagagagcaaaatgaGAATACAGCAGCTTAGGGAGAGTACTGCAATAACTGTAGTGTCTTTGAATATCTCTGTATCTCATGAAAGCAGGTAGGTTTGGTGTTATGTCCTATCTCTGTAAGAGTGAGATTGTGAAACATGCTGCATGTGAGCAGACTGCAGGTCTGGGGAGAAAAAATCCCTTGAAGGCCAGACCTGTCTGTGTTTTGGTACTGTGTTTTGATGTGGAAAAAGCACattatctctcccccctctctctctcgccctctagTGGAGGTCCGCTTAACTCTTCCCAGAAGATGGGCGGAGCCTCTCAGGACTCTGACTCGAGGCCCCGTCCCCTGGTTACTAGCACCCAGCTCAACAGCCAGGATGTCCACCAATCGcaggccctctctccctcattacAGAGGGGCACTGTGGGTAATGGGACTCTGGGAAGGCTCTCCCAGAAGGCCAACGGTGCTGCTTCTGAGAGTCCTCTTCAACATGGCCCCACTGGGACGCCACAGAGATACGCCGGTCAGTCAGCACAGGTGGGCGGGTCAGAGTTGCCCCTGCCCAGAACTCCCGTCAAGCAGCGGGCGGTGTCACAGCAGACCAGCTTTGAGGCACCTGCCTCCACCAGCTACACACCCAGCAaggtgaccacacacacttagtctCATATACAAGAAGAATGTATGTGCCCCTTTCACAGAAACTGGTTTCACCACatgtatggtctgtgtgtgtctcagtcccACCAGAGGGCCTTCTCCCAGCAGACCAGCTTTGATGCAGCAGGAGCACAGAACTTATCTGGCAGAGTACGTGaaccctcacactcacaatcatactctctccctcacactcacaatcatactctctccctcacactcacaatcatactctctccctcacactcacaatcatactctctccctcacactcacaatcatactctctccctcacaatcacaatcatactctctccctcacaatcacaatcatactctctccctcacaatcacaatcatactctctccctcacaatcacactcgcactctctccctcacaatcacactctctccctcacctcaaCTTCACACCCTTTCAATCTCTTCACTTAAACACTATACCATATCTCTCTCATGCTACCTGCTAACATTGACCagttgagactgtgtgtgtttgaagggcgAACCAGAGCTGTCTCCCCCTCGGCCCACCCCAGGAGTGCACCTACGCAGGCACGTGCGCACCATCCAGGAAGTGCGGACTACGGTCACGCGCATCATCACAGACGTGTACTATGACGACGGACGTGAGGTGGACCGCAAGGTCACTGAGGTGAGAACAAGGCTACTCATAGCTAGTCATGTGAAATGTATCTTTTCACTGTGGAGTATTACATTCCCCTGTTTTACTGTACAAGTGTTAAGTTTCAATGTAATGTTTTCACTCATTCTGAATTATGGCATTACGGAAAGCATCATGGTCTCTTTCAACATGCATAAAGCTGTATAGTATGTCCCTTTTGATATgcagtgcgtctgtgtgtgtttaaagcttATGTGTGTCTACTTATCTAAAGAACTTTTGAATTGTGTGTAAACtctatttctgtatgtgtttccCAGGAGTCAGAGGAGCCTGTGGTTGACTGCCGGGTGCTGGAGAATGACCTCTCACCCTCGCGCACGGGCAGCTCCATGACCTCTGGTGACCTCGCGGACGtcagctccctctcctccaaagCCTCCAGCCTGGCTCACAGCAGCTCGGGCAGCATGGGGACGGGCACAGGCTCTGGCCGACGGCCAGACTTCCTCATGCCCGCTGGCCGCGGCGCTGCCAGGGGTGGCAGGTGAGCCCACTCTGCTGAAGGTTTTAGGTTTCACTGAAGGCGATAATCTGATATGCAGACCTAGAAGTGGTTAGGGCCTTTTACAGTTCACTTGCAGAAGTGGAGTCGCTgtgttatatatacatacaagaGACATGGTTCTTTAGCCTAGCCTAGCTTTGTTTATCAGGATCCCCATTAGCTGAGACTTACAAACCCGTCATTCCTCCTGAGGTAACAGTAACAGCGTAGAAATTGCTGTCAATTGCCAATTTCACtgctgtatgatgtgtttcccaataaacatatttgaaacaaGTAACAGCGTAGAAATTAAGCATAGAATTACTGAGATATAAGATAATATATATAAGAGCATATGGGTCAATATTTTGCCTTGATGTTGTAGATGTTCTGCCCAGGGTTTTTGCATGAGTCACTATTTAACACTCTTCCTGTCATCTTACTAGCATTGTCTTTTCTTAGCGCTCTTACCTTTCACTAGCTTCCCTCTAGCTTCACTGTTTCTGGTGCACACTGACGTCTCCTCCACTGAAGTCTCCTCCCCTAGTGTGACGCAGTGAAGTTTCCACAACCACCCCCCCTCTAATTCCCTCTAGTGTTCTTGAGCTGGTGTGGCGTGTGGAGGCTTTGATGTTTGAACCCCAAATTAAGGCTTTTTTTCAGATCAGAACAAAGGCTATTTTGATCTTGTATGTCAAAGAGAAGTTTAGATCACTTTCTCTTGTCGAGTGATCTTTTCCCTAGACTAAAGAGCACATTCCTCGTGTTTTGAAGGTGCTTCCTGAGTATGCAGGAACCAGTGTAACCTTTCAAACGAACACATAAGTTCAGACATTTGACATTTCAACAAGAGTCCAGGGTGTACAGCGGTAAGGAGCTGAGAGGTTTAGACATTGTTTTAGGATGTTGGTGGGGGCATTGTCTTATTGACCCgtacctttctctctgtgtgcgtgtgtctgtgcgcgtgtgtctgtgcgcgtgtgtctgtgtgtctgtgtgcgcgtgtgtctgtgtgcgcgtgtgtctgtgtgcgcgtgtgtctgtgtgcgtgcgtgtctcaGCCCCAGGAGGGGGCGCAAGCAACTGCAGAGGCCTGTCTCTGAGCAAGCCACAGTGCAGGGGCCATGCCCTTTGACCCCAGTCACACCTCGTGGCAGGTCACGGCGAGGCAGACCCCCCTCACGCAGCCCTCAGAGCAGGTGAGGGGATGTTGAGTTAGTGATTACAGAGAGTGTGATTGAAAGAAACTTGATCATAGTGTAGATGAGTGTACATCGGAgtaatcaaaacacacacccacacccacacccacacccacacccacacacacacacacacacacacacacacacacacacacacacacacacacacacacacacacacacacacacacacacccacacccacgctGAGTGTCCTTCAATTTCGCCACACCCCCACGGCTCTGAATCACTGCCAAATCAACCTCCCACCGCACAGGCCACACTAAACCATTTTCCCCTTGTCTGTgccgttcctctctctctgtctggcttcCTGTCACCTCACTGGTCTGTACTGCTGCACCAGTTCTGTTAaactttcctcttttcctctgtcttaaCCTCTCATCTTACCTTAGATTATTCAATATCAATTACAGTCAGTATTCTTGAACTTAATCAGTATGACTGCAAAGTAACGTCTTTGAAGGCTCTCTTGATGAGTAGGACCTTTCTCATAAGGCCCTTAGTGTATAAAGATGagttttggttttgtgtgtgtgcgcgcgtgtgtgtgtgcgcgcatgtgcctgtgtgtgcgcgagtgtgtgccTGCACGCATGCCTGGGTGTGAcccatgtgtgtgcttgtgtatcaGTATGTatcagtgcatgtgtatgtgcatctgtggtCTTTTGTCATGATATATGAGGGTGTGTTTAAGAGTTTTAAGTTgtgtacacatttgtgtgtgtgtgtgtgtgtgtgttggcccggTGTCTGGGGGGGATAGCTGGGGAAGTGGGGtgggggacaggagagagagtgatcctCTCAGAAATAGATTGGTGTAATATTTAGACAAAGTTATATTATTTTATAGTGCTTCCCATTAATTAATTTACCTCCTGCAAAATGGTTTGGTTATAAGGGTACCGTATGTTACTTCATCCTCACCACCTTATTTACCAAATCAAACTGTCAAAATGTCAACTAGCAAATCTGGCGCTCATAAGCATGAAGAAAATAGGAAAAAAAGATGACCTCATACAGGCAAGGGAAAGGGCAGTATACAGGCAGCTCATCATTTTGACATCAGCTAACTTAAAGTTTGGAAGTGATTATTATCTTATGAGATAATAGGCTACACGTGGCTATTAAGGTAATATTTTATGCAAGCCTGTATTTTGAATGAGAGTCAAGTTGACGTAACAATAATGCATGGCTTTGAATATTCCATGCCTGCTGTCAAGCATGTTTTTACTTTAATTGGTGGGGGGACGGGGGCCTGTTAAAATGCAtgccagccgtgtgtgtgtgtgtgtgtttgtgtgtgtgttgagctacctttcttttggcattttgtttaaactcactcctcactccttaGAGGTGGACGAGCTGGAGCAAACAACATCCAGCCTGCACCATCATCATCCTcgccagaggaggaagagcgaTTCACCCGTATTACCACATCCCCTCCCGGACCGTCTGCACGCGCTGGGGGGGCCTCGTCCGACAGCAGCCTGGTAGGTCTGCGGGTGGTGGCCAAGTGGTCCTCCAACGGATACTTCTACTCGGGGCGCATCACGAGCGACCTTGGTTCTGGAAGGTTCCGGCTGCTCTTCGACGACGGCTATGAGTGTGAAGTGCAGGGTCGGGACGTGCTGCTCTGTGACCCCATCCCCACGGAAACCGAGGTCACGGCAATAGCTGAGGATGAATACTTCTGCACTGGTAAGTGGAAACAACTAAACGGTAAATAACCAAAATGTTTTGGAACGCTATTTTGGTATGAATATTTAGGTAATATTATGTACGTCTTTGTGGTctgatttacatttatattatgCATACAATCCAGTAAATGGCAGTGGAAAAATTCAACATCACATATGGATTGTGTGAATTTTTTGGCATTACCAGAGGTTGAGTTGAATAAACGTTTCCATTAACGCCTGtccgtctgtgcgtgtgtgtgtctgtgtctgtctgtttgtgtgtgtgtgtgtgtgtgtgtgtgtgtgtgtgtgtgtgtgtgtgtgtgtgtgtgtgtgtgtgtgtgtgtgtgtgtgtgtgtgtgtgtgtgtgtgtgtgtgtgtgtgtgtgtgtgtgtgtgtgtgtcaggtatgGTGAAAGGCCATAAGGCGGTGGGCAGGGAGCTGCAGtactgtgtggagagggagggccAGCAGCAGTGGTACAGCAGGGCCTCGGTCATCCTCTCCATGGAGCAGGGGAGCCGCCTCCGAGAGCAGCACGGCCTCGACCCCTACGAGCCCCTCACGCCCCTCACCAAAGCCGCCGACATCAGTCTgggtaggtacacacacacgaacaataGACAAGCCTTACATATTTGATGTCAGACATTGTTTAAACACACAtagttcacacacgcacagacaataGACAAGCCTTACATATTTGATGTCAGACactgtttaaacacacatagtgtacacacacacacacacacacacacacacagaattggTGTTAGTGGCCTTTTCTGTATCATTTCATCTTTTACAGGAAACAAGACAAAGATTGTAGCTCTAAACTATGTGTGATGGATAAATATGTACACATCATGTCGAGAATTCACATTAGAGCACTGCATTGATCACACTGTAATACATCATTGATTTAggaagaatatatatataaatatatttgtttcaTGTTTATGATATGCATTCCAGATAATCTGGTGGAGGGTAAGCGTCGTCGCCGTGGCAACACAGGGCCAGGAGTGAACACGCCCAATCGCAGCTCCAGTACCAGCAACCCGCGCACCCCAGGGCCTTCTGGGAAGAGGAAGCTGATGAGCTCCACTGAGGAGGAGCAACCCGCCGAGCGCACGCCCGCCAAGAGGGGGCGCAAGTCCGGCCCCAACAAAGCGGGTATGGAGAGGGacgagtgaagagaggaggaacacGTGACTGGGGAAACGTAGAAACCCTCCTGTAGGGGAGAACTGGACATAGATTTCAGTTTCTAGCTGAAACAATCTTGTCTTTTAAAAAACGTGTTTTAGCACCTTTTGTGTTGTAGTAACTTAATCAGCTGTTAAAATATGttttagaatatatatatatatatttttttttaatgcttgtacaccttttacattttaaatagaAAAGGTGCTAGAAATTCTTGTTTTGATGGacttttaaaatatgtgttACTATATATAGTTTTACATGCAGACATTGTGTAAATGTAGATGAATTTAGGTTTTATGAGGTTGTTGTACAGATTTTTCTGATGATCTTGACTTTTAACATGAGACTGAATGATTGAGAAAGTGCTGATAAAGAATGGCCTGCTTTTAGTGCCATTGGCAGTGAATCTCACACTCCTGAGTGCAGAGAAGAGGGTATGTGAAAACCGTTCCCAATGCATTTGAAACCTCACGGGGAGCACAGTCATGAAGGAGAAATAGAACACGGTGGATGCCATTATTTGTCTAGTTTATTCTTACCATTTCAATCATTAACAGTCGCTCTCTGTAAAACTAAAACTCGTCAAGAtgtatgcgtgcatgcatgACATCAGTGACGCTGACAGCAGCTTTCTGAAGTAGAGAAGTAAATGGCAGAATCTATTTGAGCATCTTGCGCTTGGCGACAGCCCTTAATGAGGTCAGAAATAATGGGGTCCTCTGCCACTGTGGTTCGTGCGGTTCGTGTCAGGAGGCAGAGACCTTGCTCATTGTTTGTGGCCTCGTGTCAGGAGGCAGAGACCTGGCTCATTGTTTGACACCATCACCTCTGAGGGTCTGTCTGCACTCACTGTGGTGAAGGGGCGACTTTTTCACTTTCACAACAATTTGTGGTGTTTGGGTAGCACAAAAGTCACTGTAATGCTGAATTTCAGTTTAACTTGACCTCATTatatctgtgggtgtgtgtgtgtttactgtgaatatgtgtgtgtatgtttactgtgaatgtgtgtgtgtgtgtgtgtgtgtgtgtgtttactgctaatgcgtgtgtgtgtgtaggtttgcgTGCTGCTGTGGGTACGGCGGTGAGCAACACCTCAGGAAGCGACGCTGGTGACCTGTCCATCCACGGTGTGTATGGTATatagt is part of the Clupea harengus chromosome 6, Ch_v2.0.2, whole genome shotgun sequence genome and harbors:
- the tp53bp1 gene encoding TP53-binding protein 1 isoform X1, translating into MDPSGSELDSSLPLPENPCLIVEDSQPDSPALEDDPESSYRTLLAKRLSNLQPPAPSPVLELISSPLRDRVSPTENQTSGNHNNHALEPDQSLEESSPVFDIVSSGDTKRLAMEDVESGADSTTCAQTEGNMSQFGLLELSESQGFQDESQKSDGRRTAGREAQSQDLRRSEVSSSSKESQRLSIQALLHSQAVEDEDIVSSQEDLFEGEEERAGTHVDSTVNECGGRSMPTSTPANSLHLLHLSGQGTLVQESLSQQSQDFVAATQERMSQAPLIVPNSPTGDEPMDISNTEDNQSQRGQDRPKGSSPVPKPRPTSTPVSQNSPGFVLDKSLPLPSQPEFSHDTFMATPSLEQQRTSGLSSSQTQSPPTAVKTSSSKLCPRPSLHNLPAAAAAAPAPQKHGSTAAQPKPAPPTASSQAPEVGASFQLELSSTSQPSIFFQKTQSFLSDEDEDEDTQIEEQEPEQEAAGVDASDAGPNRSAAASHSNTSGGRPGPRSFGPGSGCAEREIHRSQPDPARPASQNVNVNRSLSQGSAQAISAKPLGGGLSLLGRVESSAPRPCPTPGVPGGVPSSLPSQSLSQSMLSSHSAQRPVPACRKSQPSSQAGYQTPSQRSQPLSQKSQPQPSSQAASQTPSQRSQPLSQKSQPSSEAAAQSPSQRSQPLSQKSQPSSEAAAQTPSQRSQPLSQKSQPSSQAASQSPSQRSQPLSQKSQPQPSSQVAAQSPSQRSQPLSQKSQPSSEAVSQTPSQRSQPLSQKSQPQPSRQVAAQSPSQRSQPLSQSPSQRSQFLSQSPSQRSQPLSQRSQGAAHSQERGKDLGEMDVETGEGKEEGNDSAEGAGASGLCLALSQTLDLEPMEEAETLQLAPGPPHTKGGQTSPGGPSSSQRSQRMSQQRERERERGVSASKPTVGIRSPEKRKEIEKSISPGKGSLSQPERGCRVEPGPHRSQSQGLSDSSGDIPFHFTLPKEGELIRPVVTATPPLISQLKKTPRHSTPIEMTSFSEASEGDVTRETIMADSEIMAEESVEEPATAEASGKLSLRMKLVTPVEEGSSGSERFSLQKPPLSDDDGSVVKATTVAKAVSSPSVFSRVREAHRQEEAAEEAQPSSPSAPLSGGPLNSSQKMGGASQDSDSRPRPLVTSTQLNSQDVHQSQALSPSLQRGTVGNGTLGRLSQKANGAASESPLQHGPTGTPQRYAGQSAQVGGSELPLPRTPVKQRAVSQQTSFEAPASTSYTPSKSHQRAFSQQTSFDAAGAQNLSGRGEPELSPPRPTPGVHLRRHVRTIQEVRTTVTRIITDVYYDDGREVDRKVTEESEEPVVDCRVLENDLSPSRTGSSMTSGDLADVSSLSSKASSLAHSSSGSMGTGTGSGRRPDFLMPAGRGAARGGSPRRGRKQLQRPVSEQATVQGPCPLTPVTPRGRSRRGRPPSRSPQSRGGRAGANNIQPAPSSSSPEEEERFTRITTSPPGPSARAGGASSDSSLVGLRVVAKWSSNGYFYSGRITSDLGSGRFRLLFDDGYECEVQGRDVLLCDPIPTETEVTAIAEDEYFCTGMVKGHKAVGRELQYCVEREGQQQWYSRASVILSMEQGSRLREQHGLDPYEPLTPLTKAADISLDNLVEGKRRRRGNTGPGVNTPNRSSSTSNPRTPGPSGKRKLMSSTEEEQPAERTPAKRGRKSGPNKAGLRAAVGTAVSNTSGSDAGDLSIHGLHAGAGIGVCNTSGSGTDVPSDPSDLLTSHGPLPTSDSLFMGFAFLLTAASVNDRLSNLATSDEEEDYLQTAPYNKHYIVSQLEAGGGLVLPDFNEEQCKAAYQSLLIADQHCRTRKFLLCVASGVPCVSNAWVRDCCQEQKLLNYRNYLLPAGLGPDQRVVEWHPRCSPFKALRVLLVFGGSADLWAELLKLTGATSVKQEKGGEDTDIPADTFDVMVTERACPSAVVKRASSLVLPVVSLEWLVQSLIVGERQDYGTDPQYRHDYDL